In Populus alba chromosome 9, ASM523922v2, whole genome shotgun sequence, a genomic segment contains:
- the LOC118034618 gene encoding uncharacterized protein codes for MLRLNRLIKHTNKWTRTSTFLSSQQQTPAVFDSSVSCQHFFRTQIRFLDIHKIGNKAAIEKERARLADELNRGYFADISEFKKHGGKIAVANKIIIPAVAAVKFPDVKVNYSNGTSLKLPIRSDGNVVGADATLMCLSFRASSQEMINSWSMPFLEAFRDAKNVHLYEVSFIDLWFLCLKPIKKMLLRMMRKSDTDGNDALQKQIVYSFGDHYYIRKDLRILNLLTGYIFLLDKFGRIRWGGFGLATEEELSSLVSCTSLLLEEK; via the exons ATGTTGAGGCTAAATCGATTGATAAAGCATACAAATAAGTGGACTAGAACTTCGACTTTTTTATCATCTCAACAACAAACACCAGCCGTATTTGATTCTTCAGTTTCTTGCCAACATTTTTTTCGAACGCAAATTCGATTTCTTGACATTCACAAG ATTGGAAACAAAGCAGCTATTGAAAAAGAGCGTGCCAGACT TGCAGATGAATTGAATAGAGGGTATTTCGCTGACATTTCTGAGTTTAAGAAGCATGGCGGTAAg ATTGCAGtggcaaataaaattataatcccTGCAGTAGCGGCTGTGAAATTTCCTGATGTCAAAGTGAATTATTCTAATGGTACTTCCTTAAAGCTGCCCATCAGGTCCGATGGAAATGTGGTCGGTGCAGATGCAACTTTAATGTGTCTTTCATTTCGAGCTAGCTCTCAG GAAATGATTAATTCTTGGAGCATGCCTTTCCTCGAAGCATTTCGTGATGCAAAAAATGTTCACCTATATGAG GTGTCGTTTATAGACTTGTGGTTCTTATGTTTGAAACCAATCAAGAAAATGCTACTTCGGATGATGAGGAAATCAGATACTGATGGAAATGATGCACTTCAGAAGCAAATTGTTTATTCATTTGGTGACCATTATTACATAAGAAAGGATCTCAGAATATTGAACCTTCTCACTGG GTATATTTTTCTACTCGACAAATTTGGAAGAATAAGATGGGGAGGCTTTGGATTGGCCACGGAAGAGGAATTGTCCTCCCTAGTTTCTTGCACGTCATTACTTTTAGAAGAGAAATGA